A single region of the Plasmodium reichenowi strain SY57 chromosome 9, whole genome shotgun sequence genome encodes:
- a CDS encoding hypothetical protein (conserved Plasmodium protein, unknown function) has protein sequence MTKIQKDILPFFSVSSKHCKNNKNVVKCCRTRKRRKRKRKKEQYCHRCINIRKLIKYEKYNNLKNNYVYIDLKKIIRNKSYENNYKYFVKYNNIKSSNIINSNNMKNYKKKYLESLPFYNDSYITSMYIYESLLLVTWSNGIITIFNHKYNHIVSRKVTNHVIKNLCMNCSENIIAFMDNMDSLYFINLNNNIINKGIHKNVIFISNDIYEKGYNYNNIDYNNDREFDRLSVDFTYNKLNKKKKKMYDMNNKKDNIINVIISDEIMKYNIKNLTTFCINPYYNKNNNNNNNICVLTNKKTVSLIYIYEYHINSVLLFKDDNILNIYWYESYIFICTALSLFVINFFNRTKIAQMKFTGSLNGNLDKTFFLLIKNYTGKEKEFHGYNKINYIKRKEKKKDDQMDNQTDDQMDNQTDDHMDNQTDDQKDNRKNQLIHCYKNNYPCTYENLLYVIKTMWPNLFSVHICRGIEKGVYIIAKEKNIKIIKIQKINGIEKIYILKDFYIENYILSINILYNTTYNILKNDFCLSVIAFNMDTYISNIFTNYKEIKKKKFLEHYILTLNHFFLHKTKMTIFATQEKQNEENDKINVEGENINIHNNRNNYNINELYNNNHMIYKTIPQNEDHNVNINNNCADDIIQSQKQKITNISHNNNNNNQIQSNKNNQANQTTAREKDNFYNFFKSNIYDMENRTCNNILQYCVINSKSYLFHNISSKKYIFKTKKNHQFSLFIYSSINNTFIEFRPKTIEEIFYEFMLERKNTNILYKKNIMIKKKKCSTYKKNCLSIILKELRKDKKNRKELTNIVFKLIVHFCKNKKYYIAAKIFIMMYTYLDNKVKVIYDIIKIFFLHNKLYIISLYYTKLKYALQNKQHECFKKRKKNKHALYNIHRTIFLTTNSLIMKDQKETYYNTIRVSKKLNIKINIKLKIEKNVKNLVYIKHNNNNNNIINPQIKYITLIKMKKKNKIKSMLYIIFCLIKYYHNINFIAEEKNKNNNKNYKNDKMSNNNHNNNNNIYHNNNHNNNHNNNYNIYHNNNHNNYHNNYHNNNHNNYHKIIRPFCVQQENNLSIYIKKKKKGRHKLKKEVVEKNNEKKKKKIEMYEENNKKYYNKHIKKNQKNEKKNFFFLTKNLFNKFLVFLLYSNVYEFKKIFESSSSEDLNIYMLSKHIIYLLKDNFIFINNRLRNYYNLYRYTLYYRYKTKKTYNNNNFLYKQKKINKKFKNLKINNSNSNTNTNNNRNIKYNNKNYCYCNLISYCKNIKKNHNNLKNINKKYYHYYNQQRSRSFSPSPLHQPLHSTLHPPLRSTLHPPLRSTLHPPLRSTLHPPLRSLLCCFCSSPFVSSPAQDHPTRIIYSNAEKKILLDILLYIFFHFDIINFKDIDCFFKDCLKNDSELLSVNKKILDFEEKYKLITTIGNKIPFNDITNIQNKQDYHIKNNFHTNCNSEIIDPKKIYTIQTNEQEEYIHPNVPKNNNINHINNICDNYKKNNSLSSGYHKKDDNNNNNIYAKYCLVNMSNSIYNIKQKKKEHLIKEKDEKIFNKYCKKYQKNIQDENVNDPKYNNNNNNNISKIEKKNIDKYNFNNTYIIQESKNDLLYNNNYHHINITNDKYFYNLNKHTYDNSHFSKDTSFNTLDYFENQCDNVKKLEIIKMLLNIKSEKVFIYLKQCNCNVVKEIIHKHVIKLCKLNLKKTVKLLLIINIKEKKNEEYLFYPHIIINKLKKKPYYLYHYLKNIKDEYYLSKYINVIIFLMFIFDPLYLEKFINKYYKYIHFKKILFFISFFNYLYTSQQNILSFQKKHEKISNNNLVDETIECNDKNGKTGILLTNIENSDVHNIVCVDKNELQKDEKSKCYNNNNDSNNKDSNNKDSNNKDSNNKDSNNNDSNNNSCIDKHISANVIEQEKKNPILSYIFCKNNFMINKKEKLFVNRNTKKSMFYFKNKYVSLIYKHLLNDRDNEEDKKELLSIFNIVQNNARTNINKSLEFFLHIKALVYLKFGYINRALQIFLKLNNYLKIFYIMIHHNVKIYDERIKRRMKYYIGSSDYFNNSIKKNKYGVCKISDSKNKAVNNNIVNIDNIDNIVNVDNIDNIVNIDNVDNIVNIVNVDNIYNIYNNYNSYYHNYHDVRNKLNNSDKTILIEKYYEDNKNNFFSNNINYDDILYNRRESNNYNDDTLIFKNKINEHKKFVVNKKYKIIKCIDNTYTFKVNKYLSRKKLYKKLFMLYHKIVIYKHIMDLKNKNNNIFNTNDDISLNINDTLEEQNKSCNSIDYIIEKGIHNNSEYSFYNKQIMLDLHNHQEYVINNIKQEKNKKKIKNYNDIILEIEKEKHINSNLLCKKNRKYTHNKKYNMLYLNNNKFIKNKIPKYNSDTKVLQNYLNNNINHHMNYFTLTYLLEQCFYKNDLCENYNNILLNNKKSIFNFLNNMKKKGYTIYNGHMKKDIKKNEVNLLDINDFYFLNNTNNKTQTNKKNSHDSFYFDEYNNKNTIQNHKHKYHIQKRKISSNVYLYEDINNNQYISNISSFCSLCLNNVYINPNTNKNEANKKNTLVFFFCNHLYHLKCLHNSEFLCKSCES, from the coding sequence atgacGAAAATACAAAAGGATATATTGCCCTTTTTTTCTGTGTCATCAAAACATTgtaagaataataaaaatgttgtTAAATGCTGTAGAACAAGAAAAAGAAGGAAAAGGAAAAGGAAGAAAGAACAGTATTGTCATAGATGTATAAATATCCGAAAacttataaaatatgaaaaatataacaacttaaagaataattatgtttatattgatttaaagaaaattataagaaataaatcatatgagaataattataaatattttgttaagtataataatatcaaaagtagtaatattatcaatagtaataatatgaaaaattataaaaaaaaatatctaGAGTCATTACCATTTTATAATGATTCTTATATTACTagtatgtatatatatgaatcTCTTCTTTTAGTCACATGGTCTAATGGGATTATTACCATATTtaatcataaatataaccACATTGTTTCAAGGAAAGTAACTAATCATGtgataaaaaatttgtGTATGAATTGTTcagaaaatattattgcTTTTATGGATAATATGGACagtttatattttattaatttaaacaataatattataaataaaggaatacataaaaatgtaatatttatatctaatgatatatatgaaaaaggatataattataacaatattgattataataatgatcGAGAATTTGATAGGCTATCTGTCGATTTTACATacaataaattaaataaaaaaaaaaagaaaatgtatgatatgaataataaaaaggataatataataaatgttattatatcagatgaaataatgaaatataatataaaaaatttaacaACCTTTTGTATAAATCCATattacaataaaaataataataataataataatatatgtgtattaacaaataaaaaaacagtttctttaatatatatttatgagtatcatataaatagtgtccttttatttaaagatgataatattttaaatatatattggTATGAATcgtatatatttatatgtactGCTCTGTCCCTTTTTGTcatcaatttttttaacaGGACAAAAATTGCTCAAATGAAATTTACTGGTAGTTTAAATGGGAACCTGGATAAAACATTTTTCTtacttataaaaaattatacagGAAAGGAAAAGGAATTTCACGgatataacaaaataaattatattaaaaggaaggaaaaaaaaaaggacGACCAAATGGATAACCAAACGGATGACCAAATGGATAACCAAACGGATGACCATATGGATAACCAAACGGATGACCAAAAGGATAATAGAAAAAACCAACTAATTCATTgctataaaaataattatccTTGTACATATGAAAACCTcttatatgtaataaaaacaatGTGGCCCAATTTATTCTCTGTTCATATTTGTCGCGGTATCGAAAAAGgagtatatattattgcaaaagagaaaaatataaaaattataaaaattcagaaaataaatggtattgaaaaaatatatattttaaaagatttttatatagagaattatattttaagtataaatatattatataatacaacttataatatattaaaaaatgacTTTTGTTTATCTGTAATAGCTTTTAATATGGatacatatatttcaaatatatttacaaattataaggaaataaaaaaaaaaaaatttttggaacattatatattaaccCTTAACCATTTTTTCTTACATAAAACGAAAATGACAATATTTGCAACAcaagaaaaacaaaatgaagaaaatgataaaattaatGTTGAAGgagaaaatataaatatacacaacaatagaaataattataatattaatgaattatataataataaccatatgatatataaaacgATCCCCCAAAATGAAGATcataatgtaaatataaataataattgtgctgatgatattatacaatcacaaaaacaaaaaattacaaatatttctcataataataataataataatcaaatTCAATCGaacaaaaataatcaaGCGAACCAAACAACGGCAAGGGAAAAAGATAATTTTTACAATTTCTTtaaaagtaatatatatgatatggaaaatagaacatgtaataatatattacaatattgtgttataaatagtaaatcatatttatttcataatatatcatctaaaaaatatatttttaaaacaaaaaagaatcatcagttttctttattcatatattctTCTATCAATAATACATTCATAGAATTTCGCCCCAAGACGATCgaagaaatattttatgaatttatgttagaaagaaaaaatacaaacattctatataaaaaaaatattatgatcaaaaaaaaaaaatgcagcacttataaaaagaattgcctcagtattattttaaaagaattaagAAAAGATAAAAAGAATAGAAAAGAATTAACTAATATCGTGTTTAAGTTAATTGTTCActtttgtaaaaataaaaaatattatatagctgcaaaaatatttattatgatgtatacatatttaGATAACAAAGTAAAGGTCATCTATGatattatcaaaatattctttctgcataacaaattatatatcatttcattatattaCACAAAGCTCAAATATGCCCTTCAAAATAAACAACATGAATGTTTcaaaaaaaggaaaaaaaacaagCACGCactttataatatacatagAACCATATTTCTTACAACAAATAGTTTAATCATGAAGGATCAAAAGgaaacatattataatacaataaGAGTGAGCAAAAAattgaatataaaaattaatattaaattaaaaatagaaaaaaatgtaaagaATTTGGTTTATATcaaacataataataataataataatataataaacccacaaataaaatatattaccttaataaaaatgaaaaaaaaaaataaaattaaaagtatgttatatataatcttttgtttaataaaatattatcataatataaattttattgcagaagagaaaaataaaaataataataaaaattataaaaatgataaaatgagtaataataatcataataataataataatatttatcataataataatcataataataatcataataataattataatatttatcataataataatcataataattatcataataattatcataataataatcataataattatcataaaataatacGCCCTTTCTGTGTGCAacaagaaaataatttatcaatatatattaaaaaaaaaaaaaaaggacgtcataaattaaaaaaagaggtagtagaaaaaaacaatgaaaaaaaaaaaaaaaaaattgaaatgtatgaagaaaacaataaaaaatattataataaacatataaaaaaaaatcaaaagaatgaaaaaaaaaatttcttttttttaacaaaaaatttatttaataaatttctggtttttttgttatattcGAATGTTTatgaatttaaaaaaatatttgaaagTTCTTCTAGCGAGgatttaaatatatatatgttgagtaaacatattatatatttattaaaagataattttatatttataaataatagattaagaaattattataatttatatcgatatacattatattaCAGGTACAAAACAAagaaaacatataataacaataatttcttatataaacaaaaaaaaataaataaaaaatttaaaaatttaaaaattaataatagtaatagtaatactaatactaataataacagaaatattaaatataataacaaaaattattgttattgtAATCTCATTAGttattgtaaaaatattaaaaaaaatcataataatttaaaaaacattaataaaaaatattatcattattataatcaaCAGCGTTCACGTTCTTTTTCGCCTTCTCCTTTACATCAACCATTACATTCGACTTTACATCCACCATTACGTTCGACTTTACATCCACCATTACGTTCGACTTTACATCCACCATTACGTTCGACTTTACATCCACCATTACGTTCTCTTCTTTGTTGTTTTTGTTCATCTCCTTTTGTTTCTTCTCCAGCTCAAGACCATCCTACAAGGATTATTTATAGTAACGCCGAAAAAAAGATTCTTTTAGatatattactatatatattttttcattttgatattattaattttaaagatatcgattgtttttttaaagacTGTTTAAAGAATGATTCAGAATTATTATCTgtaaataagaaaatattagaTTTTGAAGAAAAgtataaattaataacGACTATAGGAAACAAAATACCTTTCAACGATATAActaatatacaaaataaacaaGACTACCacattaaaaataattttcataCAAATTGTAATTCCGAAATAATTGATCccaaaaaaatttatactATTCAAACAAACGAACAAGAGGAATATATACATCCAAACGTTCCcaaaaataacaatattaatcatattaataatatctgtgataattataaaaagaataattcTTTATCTTCAGGTtatcataaaaaagatgataataataataataatatttacgCAAAATACTGTTTGGTAAACATGAGTaattcaatatataatattaaacaaaaaaagaaggagcatctaataaaagaaaaagatgaaaaaatatttaataagtATTGTAAAAAGTATcagaaaaatatacaagatgaaaatgtaaatgatccaaaatataataataataataataataatataagcaaaatagaaaaaaaaaatattgataaatataattttaataatacatatataatacaagaaagtaaaaatgatttattatataataataattatcatcatataaatataacaaatgaTAAATACTTTTATAACCTAAATAAACATACATATGATAATAGTCACTTCTCTAAAGATACTTCATTCAATACTTTAGACTATTTTGAGAATCAGTGTGATAATGTGAAAAAATTGGagattataaaaatgttattaaatataaaaagcGAGAAGgtgtttatatatttaaaacaaTGTAATTGTAATGTTGTGAAAGAAATTATTCATAAACATGTTATAAAACTCTGTAAActaaatttaaaaaaaacagtaaaattgttattaattataaatataaaagaaaaaaaaaatgaagaatatCTTTTCTATCcacatataattataaacaaattaaaaaaaaaaccatattatctatatcattatttgaaaaatataaaagatgaatattatcttagcaaatatataaatgtaataatatttttaatgttCATTTTTGATCCCTTATATCtagaaaaatttattaacaaatattataaatatatacattttaagaagatattattttttatatccttttttaattatttatatacaagtcaacaaaatatattatcttttcAAAAAAAGCATGAAAAGattagtaataataatttggTTGATGAAACCATCGAATGTAATGACAAAAATGGAAAGACTGGTATATTGTTAACCAATATAGAGAACTCAGATGTACACAATATAGTATGTGtagataaaaatgaacttcaaaaagatgaaaaaagtaaatgttacaataacaataatgatagtaataataaggatagtaataataaggatagtaataataaggatagtaataataaggatagtaataataatgatagtaataataatagttgTATTGATAAACATATATCTGCAAATGTAATtgaacaagaaaaaaagaatcctattctttcatatatattttgcaaaaacaattttatgatcaataagaaagaaaaattattcgTTAATCGTAATACTAAAAAAAgtatgttttattttaaaaataaatacgTCTCTTTGatttataaacatttattaaatgatagagataatgaagaagataAGAAAGAATTATTAAGTATCTTTAATATTGTTCAAAACAACGCAAGaacaaatattaataagaGCCTGGAGTTTTTTCTACATATCAAAGCTTTAGTGTATTTAAAATTCggatatataaatagaGCTCTgcaaatttttttaaagttgaacaattatttaaaaatattttatattatgatacATCATAATGTTAAGATATATGACGAAAGGATAAAAAGAAGgatgaaatattatataggTTCATCAGATTACTTTAATAATAgtattaagaaaaataaatatggGGTATGTAAAATAAGTGATTCTAAAAATAAAGCCgtcaataataatattgttaatattgataatattgataatattgttaatgttgataatattgataatattgttaatattgataatgttgataatattgttaatattgttaatgttgataatatttataatatatataataattataattcttattatcataattatcatGATGTAAGGAACAAATTAAACAACAGTGACAAAACAATTcttatagaaaaatattatgaagataataaaaataattttttttcaaataatattaattatgatgatatattatataatagaagagaatcaaataattataatgatgatacattaatttttaaaaataaaattaatgaGCATAAAAAGTTCGTagttaataaaaaatataaaataataaaatgtatagataatacatatacatttaaaGTTAATAAATACTTatcaagaaaaaaattatataaaaaattatttatgttgtatcataaaattgttatttataaacatattatggatttaaaaaataaaaataataatatattcaacACAAATGACGATATAAGCTTAAATATAAACGATACACTGgaagaacaaaataaatcatGTAATAGTATAGATTATATTATAGAAAAAGgtatacataataattcGGAGTATTCCTTTTATaacaaacaaataatgCTTGACTTACATAATCATCAAGAGTATGtgataaataatataaaacaagaaaaaaataaaaaaaaaataaaaaattataatgatatcATATTAGaaatagaaaaagaaaaacatataaacTCCAATTTgttatgtaaaaaaaataggaaatatacacacaataagaaatataatatgttatatttaaataataataaatttataaaaaacaaaatacCTAAATATAATTCTGATACAAAAGTGTTACAGAATTAtctaaataataatattaatcatcatatgaattattttaCATTAACTTATTTACTAGAACAGTgcttttataaaaatgatttatGTGAAAACTAcaacaatatattattaaataataaaaagtccatatttaatttcttaaacaatatgaaaaaaaaaggatatactatatataatggacatatgaaaaaagatataaaaaaaaatgaagttAACTTATTAGATATCAATGATTTCTATTTTctaaataatacaaataacAAAACACAAAccaataaaaaaaattcacATGACAGTTTCTATTttgatgaatataataataaaaatacaatacAAAAtcataaacataaatatcatatacaaaaaagaaaaatatcTTCCAATGTTTATCTTtatgaagatataaataataatcaatatatttcaaatatttcttctttctGTTCCTTATGTTTgaataatgtatatattaatccaaacacaaataaaaacgaggcaaataaaaaaaatacgcttgtattttttttttgtaatcACTTATATCATTTGAAGTGCCTCCACAATAGTGAGTTCTTATGTAAGTCATGTGAAAGTTGA
- a CDS encoding ubiquitin fusion degradation protein 1, putative, producing the protein MFRIVLYILAICLYTININYAKKITGKTYLTNHLAKGILNKTKKPYSNIFTRLKNYTLKSIYKTKLLSYVNDLNNINLGNDKNEFYLITLPLCEKFNPFVGTFCHNNIQYSDKASLPIFIYDILLNKHIEVPWNFVIEKVNVKTSENYKNVCMPNITHFNNYKNINKLNRVFINVLDFKAKKNFIFLPTWVMKSLNLNCFDVIRLRFVKLETASSVVLQPHQKKFFDLENPKKILEKKLRYYSCITRNSTISIKHDDIVYYFDVIRIDSEKKKDTEVASIQDADVIFDFVKEKYNS; encoded by the exons ATGTTTAGGATTGTGCTTTATATACTCGCGATCTGCTTATATACTATAA ACATTAATTATgctaaaaaaataacagGGAAAACATATCTGACCAACCATCTGGCCAAAGGAATATTgaataaaacaaaaaagcCTTATTcgaatatatttacaagACTGAAAAATTATACTCTGAAgtctatatataaaactaag cTTTTATCCTATGTTAatgatttaaataatataaatttggGAAATGACAAAAatgaattttatttaattacATTACCCTTATGTGAAAAATTCAACCCATTCGTTG GGACCTTTTGCCacaataatatacaatataGTGATAAGGCGTCTTTAccaatatttatatacgACATA CTATTAAATAAGCACATTGAAGTGCCGTGGAATTTTGTTATAGAAAAAGTTAATGTAAAGACATCggaaaattataaaaatgtgtGTATGCCCAATATAACACATTTCAACAATTACAAGaatattaata AGCTTAACAGAGTTTTTATTAACGTTCTTGATTTCAAGGCCAAGAAgaatttcatttttttgcCCACATGGGTAATGAAAAGTTTAAATTTGAA TTGTTTTGATGTGATTAGACTTAGATTTGTTAAATTGGAAACGGCTTCAAGTGTTGTGTTACAGCCTCATCAAAAGAAATTTTTTGACTTGGAAAATCCAAAG aaaatattGGAGAAAAAGTTGAGATATTATTCATGTATTACAAGAAATAGTACAATATCTATAAAACACGACGATATTGTTTATTACTTTGACGTTATAAGAATAGACTCAG aaaagaaaaaggatACAGAAGTTGCTTCTATTCAAGATGCGGATGTCATATTTGATTTtgtaaaagaaaaatataatagttaa
- a CDS encoding methyltransferase, putative, producing the protein MVSSELHKLSYWEEIYVNEKKNYEESNIELEEWFEENCDKIMNWIDNKFSQNEEKKNITILDIGCGNGLFLYKLYEKGFMNLYGFDFSSTAIELAKTIFENSPIYVEVMDICLIDKEIQNSKLNKNYNLINDKGTFDVFFMNNKTNEYFKQISYFLQANTFFCITSCNACKDELLQIINEFNKNNLKIELVLIDEIFYETITYAGIKGQLITTLIFKCK; encoded by the coding sequence ATGGTTTCTTCTGAATTGCATAAATTAAGTTACTGGGAGgaaatatatgtaaacGAAAAGAAAAACTATGAAGAATCAAATATTGAATTAGAAGAATGGTTTGAAGAAAATTGtgataaaataatgaattggattgataataaatttagccagaatgaagaaaagaaaaatataactaTCCTTGATATTGGATGTGGAAATGggttatttttatataaattatatgagAAAGGATTTATGAATTTATATGGTTTTGATTTTTCTTCCACAGCTATAGAACTAGCCAAAACAATCTTTGAGAATAGTCCTATATATGTAGAAGTTATGgatatatgtttaatagACAAAGAAATACAGAATTCTAAAttgaataaaaattataatttaataaatgataaagGTACATTTGATGTATTctttatgaataataaaacaaatgaatattttaaacaaatttcttattttttacaggctaatacttttttttgtataacTTCATGCAATGCTTGCAAAGATGaattattacaaataataaatgaattcaataaaaataatttaaagaTTGAATTAGTTTTAATAgatgaaatattttatgaaacCATAACATATGCTGGTATTAAGGGACAACTCATAACTactttaatttttaaatgtaaataa
- a CDS encoding RNA-binding protein musashi, putative gives MTSEENINYNSNNSNENSVQDKKSVEEHNIDDKSVRDEDNKSIKEDNNNTNNNNNNTNTDNNNNNNNNNNNSSNISIKGDEEEHDEKSLGEDNKSVKDDESEAEKLRRLIAPLSKEQLIDILATSALIHEDIREKCNDAVASSPSTRRLMVRNIPFSTRDEQFLKYFESFGEIEDGIIVREKEGRSKGYGFVTFKYVESVQKCLKSSHTLDNKELQVRLVADPFTDHYQNKLFVRNLSQKTNVSTLRSIFEKYGKLEECVIIHDNEGKSKGYGFLTFSSPREAFKVMQQPERIIDNRVVFLHFAVSQNFKKYQNNQNYVKKNQNFNYYQKNNLNNRNNFVRRTPMYHHENEAPNTFNYPVSFVPNVYTNVPHGYQLNYPGNLDSFNAFYNNPRY, from the coding sequence atgacaTCAGAAGAGAacattaattataattcaaataattCAAATGAAAATTCAGTACAGGATAAAAAGAGTGTTGAGGAACATAATATAGACGATAAATCTGTAAGGgatgaagataataaatcaataaaggaagataataataatactaataataataataataatactaatactgataataataataataataataataataataataatagtagtaataTATCCATAAAGGGTGATGAAGAAGAACATGATGAAAAATCTTTAGGAGAAGATAATAAATCCGTAAAGGATGATGAATCAGAAGCAGAAAAATTAAGAAGACTTATAGCACCTTTATCAAAAGAACAGCTGATTGATATATTAGCTACTTCTGCTTTAATACATGAAGATATACGGGAAAAATGTAACGACGCAGTTGCTTCTTCTCCTTCAACTAGACGTTTGATGGTAAGAAATATTCCTTTCAGTACTAGAGATGAACAgtttttgaaatattttgaaaGTTTTGGTGAAATTGAAGATGGCATAATTGTTAGAGAAAAGGAAGGTAGGTCAAAAGGTTATGGTTTTGTtacatttaaatatgtGGAATCAGTTCAAAAATGTTTGAAAAGTAGTCATACATTGgataataaagaattacAAGTACGTTTAGTTGCTGATCCTTTTACTGATcattatcaaaataaattatttgtaAGAAACTTATCTCAAAAAACAAATGTAAGTACATTACGTTCAATTTTTGAAAAGTACGGAAAATTAGAAGAATGTGTTATTATACATGACAATGAAGGAAAATCTAAAGGATATGGCTTTCTAACCTTCTCTTCTCCAAGAGAAGCTTTTAAGGTTATGCAACAACCTGAACGTATTATAGATAATAGGGTAGTTTTCTTACATTTTGCCGTTTCacaaaattttaaaaaatatcaaaataatcaaaattatgtaaaaaaaaatcaaaattttaattattatcaaaaaaataatttaaataacaGAAACAATTTTGTAAGAAGAACACCGATGTATCATCATGAAAATGAAGCTCCAAATACATTTAACTATCCTGTATCATTTGTTCCGAATGTTTATACCAATGTTCCACATGGTTATCAACTTAACTACCCTGGTAATTTAGATTCCTTCAATGCTTTTTATAACAATCCGcgatattaa
- a CDS encoding hypothetical protein (conserved Plasmodium protein, unknown function) translates to MFLLNNEKEESPKDILLNEFKYKIRILAGIMFAIKAIPMVINAFNEKTE, encoded by the coding sequence atgtttttattaaacAACGAAAAGGAAGAATCACCCAAGGATATTTTGTTGAAtgaatttaaatataaaataagaatattaGCTGGTATAATGTTTGCTATTAAAGCTATTCCCATGGTTATTAATGCGtttaatgaaaaaacaGAATAA